A window from Chryseobacterium vaccae encodes these proteins:
- a CDS encoding patatin-like phospholipase family protein has translation MKKTTILSLDGGGIRGIITCIILRYIEEQLQHYDNPGARLGDYFDLVAGSSTGGLIASIILCPDEHRKAKYSIQKGLELYAEKGGDIFQVSFWEKLVNPFGLLNEKISQEALEKNLNDFFGHLELKEFIKPCLITSYDIENRRAKLFNSWEAHLSTDNFYVKDVCRATSAAPTYFRPVQIKSMYGQIFSLIDGGMFANNPALCAYAEARKIPFAEVLKNHQKANHPTVNDMIIVSIGTGIEARPYSFKKMEKAGKIGWVNPIIDILMSANAETVDYQLGQMFQTLGMRNQKNYYRLNPSLKNASPAMDNVKRSNIENLIQAGLSYIDDNRESLNQIVQKLIRNKI, from the coding sequence ATGAAAAAGACCACCATTCTTTCTTTGGACGGAGGCGGAATAAGAGGAATTATTACCTGTATTATTCTGCGTTACATAGAGGAACAGCTCCAGCATTATGACAACCCGGGTGCCCGGCTCGGTGATTATTTTGATCTGGTAGCCGGAAGCAGTACCGGAGGGCTGATCGCTTCTATTATTTTATGTCCTGATGAGCACCGGAAGGCAAAATATTCTATTCAGAAAGGATTAGAATTATATGCTGAGAAGGGCGGAGATATATTTCAGGTCTCTTTTTGGGAAAAGCTGGTCAATCCTTTTGGCCTGCTGAACGAAAAGATCTCCCAGGAAGCACTTGAAAAAAACCTGAATGACTTTTTTGGACACCTTGAGCTTAAAGAATTTATAAAACCATGTTTAATCACCAGCTATGATATAGAGAACAGAAGAGCCAAGCTTTTCAATTCGTGGGAGGCTCATCTGAGCACAGATAATTTTTATGTAAAAGACGTTTGTAGAGCGACTTCTGCTGCTCCTACTTATTTCAGACCAGTACAGATAAAATCGATGTACGGGCAGATTTTCAGTTTGATTGACGGAGGAATGTTTGCCAACAATCCTGCACTCTGTGCTTATGCCGAAGCAAGGAAAATTCCTTTCGCAGAGGTTCTGAAAAACCATCAGAAAGCCAATCATCCAACCGTAAACGATATGATCATTGTTTCTATAGGAACAGGAATTGAGGCGAGACCGTATTCTTTTAAGAAAATGGAGAAAGCCGGGAAGATTGGCTGGGTAAATCCTATCATTGATATTTTAATGTCTGCCAATGCAGAAACTGTAGATTATCAGCTAGGCCAGATGTTTCAGACATTAGGAATGAGGAATCAGAAGAATTATTACCGTCTGAATCCATCTTTAAAAAATGCTTCTCCTGCAATGGATAATGTAAAGAGGTCCAATATTGAAAATCTAATCCAGGCGGGATTAAGTTATATTGATGACAACCGTGAAAGCCTCAATCAGATTGTACAAAAACTGATCAGAAATAAAATATAA
- a CDS encoding GNAT family N-acetyltransferase: MKKLNEFPEIETERLVLSKLKEEDLDLVTEYLQDRIFSDLTSNIPFPYTRKDAEFWLKMSEEAFYRNTGYTFAVRNKERQIIGAIGLHDRDGDKAELGYWMGRPFWNKGYITEAAKALIEFGFKELQFNKIYATYFLHNRASGRIMEKIGMEQEALLKQHLKKDDEYFDVMMYSIFRK; this comes from the coding sequence ATGAAAAAACTCAATGAATTCCCGGAAATAGAAACAGAAAGGCTTGTTCTTTCAAAGCTGAAAGAAGAGGATCTTGATCTTGTCACGGAATATCTTCAGGATCGGATTTTTTCAGATCTTACCTCTAATATTCCGTTTCCTTACACAAGAAAGGATGCCGAATTCTGGCTGAAAATGTCTGAAGAAGCATTTTATAGGAATACAGGTTATACATTTGCTGTCCGTAATAAAGAAAGGCAGATCATAGGAGCTATCGGCCTTCACGATAGGGATGGTGATAAAGCAGAGCTGGGTTATTGGATGGGAAGGCCTTTCTGGAACAAAGGCTACATTACAGAAGCTGCAAAAGCGTTGATTGAGTTCGGATTTAAGGAACTGCAGTTTAATAAGATTTATGCGACTTATTTCCTTCATAACCGGGCCTCCGGAAGGATTATGGAAAAAATAGGCATGGAGCAGGAAGCACTTTTGAAACAGCACCTTAAAAAGGATGATGAATATTTCGATGTGATGATGTATTCCATCTTCAGAAAATAA
- a CDS encoding M15 family metallopeptidase → MDKVTSERINKLHPEVREEVRQIIRECDEALTGRAKVRITQGLRSMEEQERLYAIGRITSGKKVTNAKAGQSIHNYGLAVDICLMIDGKTASWDTAKDWDNDKVADWYECVKIFARHGWDWGGNWKTFKDLPHFEKKNIQTKKGMVKTSWRNLSKMAKDQQQYVIF, encoded by the coding sequence ATGGATAAAGTAACATCAGAAAGAATCAATAAGCTTCACCCGGAAGTAAGAGAAGAAGTAAGACAGATCATTAGAGAATGTGACGAAGCCCTTACCGGCAGGGCTAAAGTAAGAATTACGCAGGGACTGAGGTCTATGGAAGAACAGGAAAGGCTGTATGCTATCGGAAGGATTACTTCCGGAAAAAAGGTAACCAATGCTAAAGCCGGCCAAAGTATTCACAATTACGGACTCGCTGTAGACATCTGCCTGATGATTGACGGGAAAACGGCAAGCTGGGACACGGCTAAAGACTGGGATAATGACAAGGTTGCCGACTGGTACGAATGTGTAAAAATTTTCGCCAGACACGGCTGGGATTGGGGCGGAAACTGGAAAACCTTTAAAGACCTCCCTCATTTTGAGAAAAAGAATATTCAAACCAAGAAAGGTATGGTAAAAACCAGTTGGAGAAACCTTTCTAAAATGGCAAAGGACCAACAGCAATATGTGATTTTTTAA
- a CDS encoding SMI1/KNR4 family protein translates to MKTKITEQEQPITTEDIEHIEKQFGFTMPENLKKLYLKYNGGVLESGENSYDLDSIKYGNSRMEESIDSFQITEQHIPREYLPFATTPIGHIICIYTGNGSKNGSIFLFRYDEVEPVFYNRNLEDFLAIDSIEEL, encoded by the coding sequence ATGAAAACCAAAATCACAGAACAGGAACAACCTATTACCACAGAAGATATAGAGCATATTGAAAAACAATTCGGCTTCACTATGCCCGAAAATCTAAAAAAGCTCTATTTAAAATATAACGGCGGTGTTCTGGAATCCGGGGAAAACTCCTATGATTTAGACAGCATAAAGTATGGAAACTCCCGGATGGAAGAAAGTATAGACAGTTTTCAGATTACGGAGCAGCACATTCCCCGGGAATATCTTCCTTTTGCCACTACGCCAATTGGTCATATCATTTGTATTTATACAGGAAACGGGAGCAAAAACGGATCCATCTTTCTTTTCCGGTATGATGAAGTGGAACCTGTATTCTATAACCGGAATCTGGAAGATTTTTTAGCCATAGACTCTATTGAAGAACTTTAA
- a CDS encoding bacteriocin-like protein, producing the protein MKNLKKLSRSGLKSIIGGDVLCPMPSGIPARCPGTVCPPDPCKELCFRSYKDCHS; encoded by the coding sequence ATGAAAAACTTAAAAAAACTTTCCAGAAGCGGATTAAAATCTATCATTGGCGGTGATGTTTTATGCCCTATGCCAAGCGGAATACCCGCACGATGTCCCGGAACCGTATGCCCGCCTGACCCATGTAAAGAGCTATGCTTTAGATCCTATAAAGATTGTCATTCATAA
- a CDS encoding DinB family protein: MSSASQLAKRFREVLLDGLWIANTNYKNQLSDVSWEQAVTRVGSLNTIAMLTFHIHYYIAGVKNVLEGGELEIKDQFSFDLTPIESQEQWEELLNKLWTDSERFALLVEQIPDDKIDEVFVDEKYGTYRRNIDGMIEHAYYHLGQITLIRKLLSDI, encoded by the coding sequence ATGAGCTCAGCTTCACAATTAGCTAAAAGATTCAGGGAAGTCCTGCTGGATGGTCTCTGGATTGCCAATACCAATTATAAAAACCAGCTTTCTGATGTTAGCTGGGAACAGGCGGTCACAAGAGTAGGTTCTTTAAATACGATAGCAATGCTCACCTTTCATATCCATTATTATATAGCAGGAGTTAAGAATGTTCTTGAAGGGGGTGAACTCGAAATAAAAGACCAGTTCAGTTTTGATCTTACCCCTATTGAATCTCAGGAGCAATGGGAAGAACTGTTGAATAAATTGTGGACGGATTCGGAAAGATTTGCATTATTGGTGGAGCAGATACCCGATGATAAAATAGATGAGGTTTTCGTAGATGAAAAATACGGAACCTACCGAAGAAATATAGACGGGATGATTGAGCATGCTTATTACCATTTGGGACAGATTACTCTGATCAGAAAATTGCTTTCTGATATCTAA
- a CDS encoding energy transducer TonB — MKALLLSLCCIISSFCFAQQKEEFRLVKSYYNQHRMMLNSEFKKKFDSETNTFVKAGIKSDYKLFMKKMDSIENIALIGALLKVRNIEDLQGIGKQKHLSDNNSDKPTDVEKAANYPGGINILRQEVADLFYTEGVYTETKTVKTNVAFIVEKDGSISNVHAQGDNFTFNRQAEIALYSVAEKFSPAFVKGDPVRYRFKLPLTLTLE; from the coding sequence TTGAAAGCATTATTACTCTCTCTCTGCTGTATTATTTCTTCATTTTGCTTTGCACAGCAGAAAGAAGAATTCAGACTCGTGAAGAGCTACTATAATCAGCACAGGATGATGTTGAATTCAGAATTTAAAAAGAAGTTTGATTCAGAGACGAATACTTTTGTAAAAGCCGGCATTAAAAGTGACTATAAGCTTTTCATGAAAAAGATGGACAGCATTGAAAACATTGCACTCATCGGCGCTTTGCTGAAAGTAAGAAATATAGAAGACCTTCAGGGAATCGGTAAGCAGAAACATTTATCTGATAACAATTCTGACAAACCCACAGACGTTGAAAAAGCCGCAAATTATCCCGGCGGGATTAATATCCTGAGACAGGAAGTGGCTGATCTCTTTTATACAGAGGGTGTTTATACCGAAACGAAAACCGTAAAAACCAATGTTGCTTTTATTGTAGAAAAGGACGGAAGCATCAGCAATGTTCACGCTCAGGGTGATAATTTCACCTTCAACAGACAGGCAGAAATTGCGCTCTACTCTGTTGCTGAAAAGTTTTCCCCGGCTTTTGTTAAAGGAGATCCTGTGAGGTACCGTTTCAAGCTTCCTTTAACTTTAACTCTTGAATAA
- a CDS encoding nucleoside deaminase has protein sequence MFTDEYYMKMALQEAETALEKDEVPIGCVIVSNNRIIARAHNLTETLNDVTAHAEMQAITSAANFLGGKYLKNCTLYVTLEPCVMCSGALAWSQISKVVIGARDEQRGFINKHLTLHPKTEMVIGIMENECSAIVKEFFKSKR, from the coding sequence ATGTTTACCGACGAATATTATATGAAGATGGCGCTTCAGGAAGCAGAAACCGCCCTGGAAAAAGATGAGGTTCCCATCGGATGTGTGATTGTTTCCAACAACCGCATCATAGCAAGAGCTCATAATCTTACTGAAACATTAAACGATGTTACAGCCCACGCAGAAATGCAGGCGATCACTTCAGCAGCCAATTTTCTTGGAGGAAAATATCTGAAAAACTGTACGCTTTACGTCACCCTTGAACCTTGTGTGATGTGCTCAGGCGCCCTTGCATGGTCACAAATCTCCAAAGTAGTGATTGGAGCAAGAGACGAACAACGCGGCTTCATCAATAAACACCTCACCCTCCATCCCAAAACGGAAATGGTAATCGGAATTATGGAAAACGAATGCTCTGCGATTGTTAAAGAGTTTTTCAAAAGCAAAAGATAA
- a CDS encoding META domain-containing protein, with product MKKVYLISSLALVMMTSCKKDQTTNVDANTTNDTTAIKKETTVDGANTASAEKPAGTIDPATGKLSISENKWVLSELNGAAVTNNTDKDYFISLDSGLARFSGFTGCNTVEGDYQIVEAGKLLFANVNSTEVACDQTKMENEFIAALKSTDSYTIEGDMLLLQKGKTVVAKFAIKK from the coding sequence ATGAAAAAAGTCTATCTTATTTCATCTCTTGCATTAGTGATGATGACAAGCTGCAAAAAAGACCAAACTACAAATGTTGATGCAAACACAACAAACGACACTACAGCAATTAAAAAAGAAACTACGGTTGATGGTGCTAACACTGCATCAGCAGAAAAACCTGCAGGTACAATCGATCCAGCAACCGGAAAATTGTCAATATCTGAAAACAAATGGGTTTTATCAGAATTAAATGGAGCCGCTGTAACAAACAATACAGATAAAGATTATTTCATTTCTTTAGATTCTGGATTAGCAAGATTTTCTGGATTTACAGGTTGTAATACTGTAGAAGGAGATTATCAAATAGTTGAAGCGGGGAAATTATTGTTCGCCAATGTTAATAGCACAGAAGTGGCTTGCGACCAAACTAAAATGGAAAATGAATTTATTGCAGCTTTAAAAAGCACAGATAGTTATACGATTGAAGGTGATATGTTACTGCTTCAAAAGGGAAAAACTGTAGTTGCTAAATTTGCAATCAAAAAATAA
- a CDS encoding Na+/H+ antiporter: protein MHTILPFLLAMVAAIVLLNMWAARLKIAYPILLVVFGLLVSFVPGLPAVKINPDLIFFIFLPPLLFEAAWTISFKEMKRWWRIIGSFAFLVVFFTAFTVAITANYFIPGFTIALGFLLGGIVSPPDAVSTGAIMKFVKIPNTTSAILEGESLLNDASSLIIFRFALVAVGTGQFVWQDASLDFLWMVLGGPVIGLALAWIFVQAHKRLPTDASSDIALTLIEPYLMYWVAEQFHCSGVLGVVFGGLYMSNKRMIFLNSTSRIRGYSVWESFVFILNGIVFLLIGLELPEIVGGLRSEGIPLKTAIQYGVLVTGILIAARIVSSYAAMIATLVFRPGVAPRASSTKRRLMMPLVLGWTGMRGVVSLAAALAIPITLENGLPFPNRNLILFITFVVILLTLLVQGLTLPYVIRYLRPFDDFINEEKENQARQEIKQKLRQHVYHFLKNKHENGLNSHAGIERMLKHWEEKNKADETEWMNEKTKAVFIEMLESQRRFLSELNKDLSIDEELIRHQLYQIDLEEERIKMI from the coding sequence ATGCACACGATCTTACCTTTTTTGCTGGCTATGGTGGCTGCAATTGTTTTGTTGAATATGTGGGCTGCCAGACTGAAAATTGCTTATCCGATTTTACTGGTTGTATTCGGCCTGCTGGTCAGCTTTGTACCCGGTCTTCCGGCTGTAAAGATCAATCCGGATCTTATCTTTTTTATTTTTCTGCCACCTCTGTTATTTGAAGCTGCATGGACAATCTCTTTCAAAGAAATGAAAAGATGGTGGCGGATTATCGGAAGTTTTGCTTTTCTGGTGGTCTTTTTCACTGCGTTTACGGTAGCCATAACCGCTAATTATTTTATTCCTGGCTTTACCATTGCACTAGGATTCCTGTTAGGCGGAATTGTATCTCCTCCTGATGCGGTGAGTACGGGAGCTATTATGAAATTTGTGAAAATTCCCAACACTACATCAGCAATTCTGGAAGGCGAAAGTCTGTTGAATGATGCTTCTTCACTGATTATCTTCCGCTTTGCACTGGTTGCTGTAGGGACAGGGCAGTTTGTATGGCAGGATGCGTCTCTGGATTTTTTATGGATGGTGCTGGGAGGACCTGTTATTGGGTTAGCGCTTGCCTGGATTTTTGTACAGGCTCATAAACGGCTTCCTACAGACGCTTCATCAGATATTGCGCTTACGTTGATTGAACCGTACCTCATGTACTGGGTAGCAGAGCAGTTTCATTGTTCCGGGGTGTTGGGAGTAGTATTCGGAGGGCTGTATATGTCGAATAAGCGAATGATTTTCTTAAACAGTACCAGCCGTATAAGAGGATACAGTGTCTGGGAAAGTTTTGTGTTTATCCTGAATGGAATTGTCTTTTTACTCATTGGGCTGGAGCTTCCTGAAATTGTAGGCGGCTTGCGCTCAGAAGGGATTCCCCTGAAGACAGCTATTCAATATGGAGTTCTGGTAACGGGAATTCTTATCGCAGCACGGATCGTAAGTTCTTATGCAGCCATGATTGCTACTCTTGTTTTCAGACCCGGTGTTGCTCCAAGAGCATCTTCTACCAAAAGGCGTTTGATGATGCCGCTTGTACTGGGTTGGACCGGTATGAGAGGGGTAGTATCACTGGCTGCAGCGCTGGCTATTCCTATTACCCTTGAAAATGGTCTTCCTTTTCCCAACAGAAACCTTATTCTGTTCATTACTTTTGTAGTCATACTGCTTACTCTTCTGGTGCAGGGGCTTACCCTTCCTTATGTAATCAGATATCTGCGCCCTTTTGATGATTTTATCAATGAAGAAAAAGAAAATCAGGCCAGACAGGAGATCAAGCAGAAGTTGAGGCAGCATGTTTATCATTTCCTGAAAAATAAACATGAAAATGGACTGAACAGCCATGCCGGAATAGAGCGGATGCTGAAACACTGGGAAGAAAAAAATAAAGCTGATGAAACAGAATGGATGAATGAGAAAACCAAGGCCGTTTTCATTGAAATGCTGGAAAGTCAGAGACGGTTTCTTTCAGAACTCAACAAAGATCTGTCGATTGATGAAGAATTGATACGCCATCAGCTGTATCAGATTGATCTGGAAGAAGAGCGGATAAAGATGATTTAG
- a CDS encoding helix-turn-helix transcriptional regulator, which translates to MKKDFYLTRYALIIKRLESSPATYPQLEAYLLNSFEFQDAEIKSYSIRTLQRDIREISDLFNLSIHNKKKGDNRYYIESRPIMEVDEYNQKLLESFQVSNALNLHPDFSDFIFFESRKPTGIEHFYDLFFAIRNKRVVSFEHYNYKNKLMTSRKVHPLALKESKDRWYLIAMDTKDKMLKSFGLDRVNYLDVSKNKFREKYNYNFREHFKNAFGVMNLAEQNPQSIVLKCSRHQGEYIRSFPLHQSQKETKETPEEIYFEFFLHPTYDFMQEILSYGKEVTVLEPKCLVDDIRTHLQESLNRYLES; encoded by the coding sequence ATGAAAAAAGATTTTTATCTGACAAGATATGCCTTAATCATCAAAAGATTAGAAAGCTCTCCTGCTACCTACCCTCAGCTGGAAGCATACCTTCTGAACTCTTTTGAATTTCAGGATGCGGAGATCAAAAGCTACTCCATCCGTACCCTTCAGCGCGACATCCGTGAGATATCCGATCTTTTTAACCTTTCTATCCACAACAAGAAAAAAGGCGACAACCGTTATTATATAGAAAGCCGCCCCATCATGGAAGTGGATGAATACAACCAAAAACTGCTGGAATCTTTCCAGGTAAGCAATGCCTTAAACCTTCATCCTGATTTTTCAGATTTTATCTTTTTCGAAAGCAGAAAACCTACCGGAATTGAGCACTTTTATGATCTGTTCTTCGCCATCCGCAATAAAAGAGTGGTTAGTTTTGAGCATTACAACTACAAAAATAAACTGATGACCTCCCGCAAGGTTCATCCTCTTGCTTTAAAGGAATCTAAAGACAGATGGTACCTGATTGCGATGGATACGAAAGACAAAATGCTAAAGTCATTCGGGCTGGACAGGGTGAACTATCTTGATGTAAGCAAAAACAAATTCAGGGAAAAATACAACTACAACTTCAGAGAACATTTCAAAAATGCTTTTGGTGTGATGAATCTTGCAGAACAGAACCCCCAGAGTATTGTCTTAAAATGCAGCCGCCATCAGGGAGAATATATCAGGAGTTTCCCTCTTCACCAGTCACAGAAAGAAACCAAAGAAACACCGGAAGAGATCTATTTTGAGTTCTTTCTCCATCCTACTTATGATTTTATGCAGGAAATTCTTTCTTATGGAAAAGAGGTAACCGTTTTAGAACCGAAATGTTTAGTTGATGACATCCGCACCCATCTTCAGGAGTCCCTGAACCGCTATCTTGAAAGCTGA
- a CDS encoding M1 family metallopeptidase, whose product MKKSVAILFAFIISQFHAQQGPYYQQAAKYRMEIDVNAEKFTYQGTQTLEYTNNSPDELKVVYFHLYWNAFKPNSMMDQRVAGQGKNGDSRLQKDGISRLASIPKEEEGAQNIHWIKQNGKNLKFEIQETVMKVYLAEPIKPNSTTTFTMDWDAVIPQQIRRSGRNNKEGVDMTMTQWYPKIAEYDYDGWATFDYIGREFHAPFADFDVTIKINKDYVVGAGGILENPAEVKGYTADAKIKADKNKKAVWKWTAKNILDFAWSADRDYSVENFDVPEGPKVYLVYQKNDKTKVWAEAQPYITKYFQMMNTHFGKYVYPTYAFIQGGDGGMEYGMCTMILGEAKSIKDLMGLMAHEGAHSWYQQMLATNEPMRPWMDEGFTSYAEGFVMHQLFPEDLPNPFYKTLDAYRKFLKKGIEEPAVWLGDHHDNGTSYTYASYVKGELYLVQLGYIMGEENLAETLKQYYDQWHLKHPSDRDFLHIAQKVSGMDLKWFHHYWINTTKTIDYGIKDVKYDAKSTTITLVNNGQVPMPIDFSIVTADKKIINYQIPVNLTHTWKEKDIYGDLKTQPYWPWTQKEYILTIPYTKSQLAAMAVDFSQRMADVNPEDNFVEVK is encoded by the coding sequence ATGAAAAAATCGGTTGCAATCCTTTTTGCGTTTATCATTTCACAATTTCATGCCCAACAGGGCCCTTATTATCAGCAGGCTGCGAAGTACAGAATGGAGATTGATGTTAATGCTGAAAAATTTACCTATCAGGGAACCCAGACTTTAGAATATACTAATAACTCACCGGACGAACTGAAGGTGGTGTATTTCCATCTGTACTGGAATGCCTTTAAACCGAATTCTATGATGGATCAGAGAGTAGCCGGTCAGGGAAAAAACGGAGATTCAAGGCTTCAGAAAGACGGCATTTCAAGATTGGCTTCTATTCCTAAAGAGGAAGAAGGCGCTCAGAATATTCACTGGATCAAACAGAATGGTAAAAATCTGAAATTTGAGATCCAGGAAACGGTAATGAAAGTATACCTCGCAGAACCCATTAAACCGAATTCCACAACAACTTTCACAATGGATTGGGATGCTGTCATTCCACAACAGATCAGAAGGAGCGGAAGAAATAATAAAGAAGGTGTGGATATGACCATGACCCAGTGGTATCCGAAAATTGCAGAATATGATTATGACGGATGGGCCACTTTTGATTATATCGGACGAGAATTTCATGCTCCGTTTGCCGACTTTGATGTAACGATTAAAATCAATAAAGATTACGTTGTGGGAGCAGGAGGAATCCTTGAAAATCCTGCTGAAGTGAAAGGCTATACCGCTGACGCTAAAATCAAAGCAGACAAAAATAAAAAAGCAGTCTGGAAATGGACCGCGAAAAATATTCTGGATTTTGCATGGAGCGCAGACAGAGACTACTCTGTTGAAAACTTTGATGTTCCGGAAGGCCCGAAAGTATATCTGGTCTATCAAAAAAATGATAAAACTAAAGTATGGGCGGAAGCACAGCCCTATATCACCAAATATTTCCAGATGATGAATACGCATTTCGGAAAATATGTTTATCCGACATATGCATTTATCCAGGGAGGTGACGGAGGAATGGAATACGGAATGTGTACCATGATTTTAGGAGAAGCCAAAAGTATAAAAGATTTAATGGGATTAATGGCCCACGAAGGTGCCCATTCCTGGTATCAGCAGATGCTGGCAACCAATGAGCCGATGCGCCCGTGGATGGATGAAGGATTTACAAGTTATGCAGAAGGATTTGTGATGCATCAGCTATTTCCTGAAGATCTTCCCAATCCTTTTTATAAAACATTAGATGCTTACAGGAAGTTCCTGAAGAAGGGGATTGAAGAGCCTGCAGTATGGCTGGGAGATCATCATGATAACGGTACATCCTATACGTATGCCTCTTATGTGAAAGGAGAATTATACCTGGTGCAGCTGGGTTATATTATGGGTGAAGAGAATCTGGCAGAAACCTTAAAGCAGTATTATGATCAATGGCATCTGAAACATCCGTCAGACAGGGATTTCCTTCACATTGCGCAGAAGGTTTCCGGAATGGATCTTAAGTGGTTCCATCATTACTGGATCAATACAACAAAAACTATTGATTACGGAATTAAGGATGTGAAATATGATGCAAAATCTACAACGATTACGTTGGTCAATAACGGACAGGTTCCTATGCCGATCGACTTCAGTATTGTGACCGCAGATAAAAAAATTATCAACTACCAGATTCCTGTGAATTTGACGCATACATGGAAAGAAAAGGACATCTATGGTGATTTAAAAACCCAACCGTACTGGCCTTGGACTCAGAAAGAATATATACTGACTATTCCTTATACAAAATCACAATTAGCCGCCATGGCTGTTGATTTCAGCCAGAGAATGGCCGATGTTAATCCGGAAGATAACTTTGTTGAGGTGAAATAA
- a CDS encoding type III pantothenate kinase, whose protein sequence is MNSIVINVGNSNIRFGLFNGDNCDISWVINTKPYRTADELYVQMLMLYQTYKIEPQDISKVIIGSVVPQLTKVISSAIKKIHGILPVIVDRTTPSGVQAKSKQMGTDIYANLVAAHNMYPNRKKIVIDFGTALTASCVAETGETLGVIIAPGIVTSLNSLISHTAQLPEIELKKPKSVLGLDTVTCMQSGMVYGFLGMVEGFIDRINDEVNDDCFVVATGGVSHVYKPLTEKIHVMDRLHTLKGLYFLGKDL, encoded by the coding sequence ATGAATTCAATCGTCATCAACGTAGGAAACAGCAATATAAGATTCGGACTTTTTAACGGAGACAACTGTGATATTTCATGGGTGATCAATACCAAACCGTACAGAACGGCAGATGAGCTGTATGTACAGATGCTGATGCTGTATCAGACGTATAAAATAGAACCACAGGACATCAGTAAGGTGATCATAGGATCTGTAGTTCCCCAGCTTACCAAAGTGATCAGTTCGGCAATTAAAAAAATCCATGGAATTCTTCCGGTTATTGTAGACCGGACCACCCCTTCGGGAGTACAGGCCAAATCCAAACAGATGGGAACCGATATTTATGCCAACCTTGTAGCGGCCCATAATATGTATCCGAACAGAAAGAAGATTGTAATTGATTTCGGAACAGCGCTCACGGCAAGCTGTGTGGCAGAAACAGGAGAAACATTAGGCGTAATTATTGCCCCGGGAATTGTAACCTCCCTGAACTCCCTGATCAGCCATACCGCCCAGCTCCCTGAAATTGAACTGAAAAAGCCCAAATCTGTACTGGGACTGGATACGGTAACCTGCATGCAGAGCGGAATGGTTTACGGGTTCCTGGGAATGGTCGAAGGCTTTATAGACCGTATCAATGATGAGGTGAATGATGACTGCTTTGTTGTAGCAACCGGAGGCGTTTCTCATGTTTATAAACCTCTGACTGAAAAGATCCATGTCATGGACAGGCTGCATACTCTGAAAGGACTTTATTTCTTAGGAAAAGACCTTTAG